A portion of the Limosilactobacillus reuteri genome contains these proteins:
- a CDS encoding IS1096 element passenger TnpR family protein — MIIAVENSLAQHLHINSQVIAPSDLLETNVWTIRVTGEFMIIMNNLMSLPIIVRYPQRFNDSRSFIAAFKREFLSLLEVSPIPYAKIRMIRDAQFSKVVFTRQIQPETQQQLQVYQNLMMGPNSIIDWEKDPTNAEIALQLAEQTRITNKTTDEEYVVMDIFEDYSVTDFKVATHPKLNEHNRRYLYRSLSINDIMNATAVGEKILDDYQGYLESRGKSESIVDRDLDCAADYIGYCEALGESVLDDITLVYHYLINYEKLHNDRPTDTGFHSKSDAFREFGKFLRAEDLFSSEDYDLFVQAISQGIKDLGSKQRMYHLQRIIRDMQRQVRNQREHAIQYVNKQYTIYVELSDYHPKMWRRFTVSGDTRLDMLCFAILAAFNADGHHLFELHQGNTHYQLPILDSGFGQSKDITQSWVGDCNLDHEYNLIYDFGDMWNFKIKFEEVKPKRLPAHTSPKIVGGFGTGILDDIGGVEGLSQAAKDDPAINEPLNIPKFKDQWSRQIEKIRRSYE; from the coding sequence GTGATTATTGCAGTGGAAAATTCACTTGCCCAACATTTGCATATTAATTCACAGGTGATTGCTCCATCTGATCTATTAGAGACAAATGTTTGGACAATTCGTGTTACTGGGGAATTCATGATTATTATGAATAACTTAATGTCGTTGCCAATTATTGTACGCTATCCTCAACGCTTTAATGACTCACGCTCTTTTATTGCGGCATTTAAACGTGAATTCTTAAGTTTATTAGAAGTTTCGCCAATTCCGTATGCAAAAATTAGGATGATTCGTGATGCTCAATTTAGCAAAGTAGTATTTACACGCCAAATTCAGCCAGAAACTCAACAGCAATTGCAGGTGTATCAGAACCTCATGATGGGGCCTAATTCAATTATTGATTGGGAAAAAGACCCAACCAATGCTGAAATTGCACTTCAATTAGCGGAACAGACACGGATTACTAATAAGACAACGGACGAAGAATATGTCGTAATGGATATTTTTGAAGACTATTCAGTTACGGACTTTAAGGTGGCTACTCATCCTAAACTTAATGAACATAACCGTCGCTATCTTTACCGCTCACTTTCAATTAACGATATCATGAATGCAACAGCGGTGGGAGAAAAGATTTTAGATGATTATCAAGGTTATTTAGAAAGTCGTGGAAAAAGCGAGAGCATCGTTGATCGGGATTTGGATTGTGCCGCAGATTACATCGGTTACTGTGAAGCTCTGGGCGAATCTGTTCTTGATGATATTACCTTGGTCTATCACTATTTAATTAACTATGAAAAACTACATAATGATCGTCCTACTGATACCGGCTTTCATTCTAAAAGTGATGCCTTTCGCGAATTTGGGAAGTTTTTACGGGCAGAAGATCTCTTCTCTAGTGAAGATTACGATTTGTTTGTTCAAGCAATTAGTCAGGGGATAAAAGATCTTGGTTCTAAACAGCGGATGTACCACCTGCAACGTATAATTCGTGATATGCAGCGGCAAGTAAGGAATCAACGCGAGCATGCAATCCAATATGTTAATAAGCAATATACTATTTATGTTGAGCTTAGTGATTATCATCCTAAAATGTGGCGGCGATTTACTGTCAGCGGTGATACGCGTCTGGATATGTTGTGCTTTGCAATTTTAGCAGCATTTAACGCGGACGGGCACCACTTATTTGAATTGCATCAGGGAAATACTCACTATCAGTTGCCGATTCTTGATAGCGGCTTTGGTCAATCAAAAGATATTACTCAAAGTTGGGTAGGCGATTGTAATCTTGACCATGAATATAACCTAATATATGACTTTGGTGATATGTGGAACTTTAAAATTAAGTTTGAGGAAGTAAAGCCGAAACGACTTCCAGCTCATACTAGTCCCAAAATTGTCGGCGGGTTTGGAACTGGAATCTTGGATGATATCGGAGGAGTAGAAGGACTGAGTCAAGCGGCAAAAGATGATCCAGCTATTAATGAGCCGTTAAACATTCCAAAATTTAAGGATCAATGGTCTCGTCAAATTGAAAAAATACGCCGCTCTTATGAATAA
- a CDS encoding DUF2252 domain-containing protein: MINQNLDIFDLRKIQINKTKAELENNGKRQQKEVSSNMLGTFTPVDRDPVKIIQITEANMIPELLPLRHQRMIASRFSFFRGTAELMEHDLKRQAQSNLPIIICGDAHVNNFGFYASPERKLLFGLNDFDEARIGNWESDLKRLLVSAELAGEENGFDRNDLYHLLQLTTKTYRHTIKSANKMSLSQLFYFSFAYEDMGKAIESFGDISTQMQTVLNKVLKKSQRSNSEEIIQKMATINNQGHLVFRDNPPRARHLSAVRYQQIVKGYNKYRENVRQDVRVLLANFHISDIIRYSVGVGSFGTRCYLIMLTGNDNSHIVLQVKEAMPLRYNLLSLPVQQAIRNGGIAGQRIVTAQRVLQSSSDRFLGSTTFGGRSYYIRQFRDMKESINVNKLDFESFQFYCQTCAYLLAMAHFQSPTAPMIRGYLKHQKILDTLLPNWALKYVDQVTADYEQFKLAIAKGKLIN, encoded by the coding sequence TTGATTAATCAAAATCTCGATATCTTTGACTTACGAAAAATTCAAATCAATAAAACTAAAGCTGAATTGGAAAATAATGGTAAACGGCAGCAAAAAGAGGTCTCTAGTAACATGTTAGGAACCTTCACGCCAGTTGATCGGGACCCCGTTAAAATAATTCAGATCACTGAAGCCAACATGATCCCCGAGTTGCTTCCATTGCGCCACCAAAGAATGATTGCCAGTCGCTTTTCATTTTTCCGTGGAACTGCCGAATTAATGGAACATGACCTTAAACGACAGGCTCAAAGCAATCTTCCCATAATTATCTGCGGGGATGCCCATGTAAATAATTTTGGCTTTTACGCCTCCCCTGAACGTAAGCTTCTCTTTGGTCTTAATGACTTTGATGAAGCTCGAATTGGAAATTGGGAAAGTGATTTGAAACGGTTATTAGTTAGTGCTGAACTAGCGGGCGAAGAAAACGGTTTTGATCGCAATGACCTTTACCACCTCCTTCAATTAACGACTAAGACCTACCGCCATACTATCAAAAGCGCCAATAAGATGAGCCTTTCCCAACTGTTTTATTTTTCATTTGCCTATGAAGACATGGGAAAAGCTATTGAGTCTTTTGGTGATATTTCAACGCAAATGCAAACAGTCCTTAATAAGGTTCTTAAAAAGAGTCAGCGTAGCAATTCAGAAGAAATAATCCAAAAAATGGCGACTATCAATAATCAAGGGCATCTTGTTTTTCGGGATAATCCACCACGCGCACGTCATCTTAGTGCTGTGCGTTACCAACAGATTGTTAAAGGATATAACAAATATCGCGAAAATGTTCGGCAAGATGTTCGGGTTCTTCTCGCAAACTTTCACATTTCCGATATTATCCGCTATAGTGTCGGGGTTGGCAGTTTTGGAACACGATGTTACTTAATCATGCTTACTGGCAATGATAATAGCCACATCGTTTTACAAGTTAAAGAAGCTATGCCATTGCGTTATAACTTACTTTCCCTCCCCGTACAGCAAGCGATTAGAAATGGAGGAATCGCTGGTCAAAGAATTGTAACAGCACAACGGGTTCTTCAATCCTCATCCGATCGCTTTTTAGGAAGCACTACTTTCGGCGGTCGCAGTTATTACATTCGACAGTTCCGGGATATGAAAGAATCAATTAATGTTAATAAGCTTGACTTTGAAAGTTTCCAATTCTACTGCCAAACGTGTGCTTACTTGCTAGCGATGGCTCATTTCCAAAGTCCCACCGCACCGATGATCCGTGGTTATTTAAAACACCAAAAGATATTAGATACTCTTTTACCAAATTGGGCTTTAAAGTATGTAGATCAGGTCACAGCAGACTATGAACAATTCAAATTGGCAATTGCTAAAGGAAAACTAATAAATTAA
- a CDS encoding aldose epimerase family protein, with translation MEISKVPFGTYKGDPVTKYILTNDNGVQVGILDFAGLLQSFKVPTKDGGKADMILTSENLDEFTNNGFCTNRLIGRVAGRIADGKFSINGKDYQIEQNEGKNALHGGTNGFYNHIWHVDSTEATNNSVSITLSLTLSPEVDTYPGKMHVTVTYTLTNDDFLSLKMAATTDADTLFNPTNHTYWNMAATNVPTVDQLKLYVNSENHLAVDDGKIPTGEKIANEGTPFDFSTPTTMGDALEKMSSTKENGFDDIWEVTPSLTKPVATLEDPESGRKMSLYSDRNGLVMYTMNSDDAAVYNHGQVHPHLGLAMEAQNLSDAPHHPEFGDITLHPGEEKAYTIKWHVEY, from the coding sequence ATGGAAATATCTAAAGTACCATTTGGAACCTACAAAGGCGATCCAGTAACAAAATACATTTTAACGAACGATAATGGTGTTCAAGTAGGAATTCTTGATTTTGCCGGTTTACTTCAATCTTTTAAAGTTCCAACAAAAGATGGTGGTAAGGCCGATATGATTTTGACTTCTGAAAACCTCGACGAATTTACTAATAATGGCTTTTGTACTAATCGCTTAATCGGCCGGGTTGCTGGACGAATTGCAGATGGTAAGTTCAGTATTAACGGTAAAGATTACCAAATCGAACAAAACGAAGGTAAAAATGCTCTTCATGGTGGAACTAATGGTTTTTACAATCATATTTGGCACGTTGACAGCACAGAAGCAACTAACAATTCTGTTTCAATCACTCTTAGCTTAACCTTAAGTCCTGAAGTTGATACGTATCCTGGTAAGATGCATGTCACTGTAACCTATACCTTAACTAATGACGACTTCCTTTCACTTAAGATGGCGGCTACTACTGATGCAGATACATTGTTCAATCCTACCAACCACACATACTGGAATATGGCAGCAACAAATGTTCCAACAGTTGATCAATTAAAGCTTTATGTCAACTCCGAAAATCACTTAGCCGTTGATGACGGCAAGATTCCAACTGGCGAAAAGATCGCTAACGAAGGAACTCCATTTGACTTTAGTACTCCAACTACAATGGGCGATGCGCTAGAAAAAATGAGTTCAACTAAGGAAAACGGTTTTGACGATATTTGGGAAGTTACTCCTAGTCTCACGAAACCAGTTGCTACACTTGAAGATCCAGAAAGCGGCCGGAAGATGAGTCTTTACTCTGATCGTAATGGCTTAGTTATGTATACGATGAACTCAGATGATGCAGCAGTTTACAATCATGGACAAGTTCATCCCCACCTTGGATTAGCAATGGAAGCGCAAAATCTTTCGGATGCACCTCATCACCCAGAATTTGGTGATATTACTTTACATCCGGGCGAAGAAAAAGCATACACCATTAAATGGCACGTTGAATACTAA
- a CDS encoding D-alanyl-D-alanine carboxypeptidase family protein — MKKVKSFFAKLLLITAIISICLNGLGMFAKVHADTAAFQMDARAAYAIDAESDQVLYQKNATKRYPIASVIKILTLGVILQDIRNHHLKWDQKIKITPAVAKMADDWHFSNVPLVNGEEYTVRQLVDSMMLVSADGSTEALALADAGSTAAFNKKMVAFAKKAGATDIKIYNMIGLPNGDLGKHKLRSVDKDAENLLSAKDVALISKYLVENYPETLDITKQKFANFDVTKDQQYLMTNVNALLPQNGFAPKNGEIDGLKTGNTDRAGKCIVSTGTFAGRRIILVALHTKGEWNDQSKMQQDFYNKLIDEYQPVEIKKVSDFSTKLTSVKVKNGKNKTNLKLTKNTTVWLPKNMKLQATKPTLRVQGDHQKQLTAPIKKNQQVGSIELHIPGLPDFNIPVSASRSVAEKSMF, encoded by the coding sequence ATGAAAAAGGTTAAATCTTTTTTTGCCAAATTATTATTGATAACGGCAATAATTAGCATCTGTTTAAATGGCTTGGGGATGTTCGCCAAAGTGCATGCTGATACTGCAGCTTTTCAGATGGATGCACGAGCAGCTTATGCGATTGATGCAGAAAGTGACCAGGTTCTATACCAAAAAAATGCAACTAAACGCTACCCAATTGCATCTGTAATTAAAATCTTAACTTTAGGAGTAATTTTACAAGACATTCGAAACCATCATTTAAAATGGGATCAAAAGATTAAGATTACACCAGCAGTTGCCAAAATGGCGGATGACTGGCACTTTTCCAATGTTCCATTAGTGAATGGGGAAGAATACACTGTCCGTCAGTTAGTTGATTCGATGATGCTTGTATCTGCTGATGGAAGTACAGAAGCATTAGCATTAGCTGACGCGGGCAGTACAGCAGCCTTTAATAAAAAGATGGTAGCATTTGCGAAAAAAGCAGGAGCTACAGACATAAAAATCTACAATATGATTGGGCTGCCTAACGGGGACTTAGGAAAGCATAAACTTAGGAGCGTAGATAAAGACGCCGAGAATTTATTATCTGCTAAAGATGTTGCTCTTATCTCAAAGTATCTTGTTGAAAATTATCCTGAAACTCTCGACATTACAAAGCAAAAGTTTGCTAACTTTGATGTAACTAAAGACCAACAATATTTAATGACAAATGTGAATGCTCTTTTACCGCAAAACGGTTTTGCTCCTAAGAACGGGGAAATTGACGGCTTAAAGACTGGAAATACTGATCGCGCGGGTAAATGTATTGTATCGACGGGAACTTTTGCAGGACGACGGATTATCTTAGTTGCCTTACACACAAAAGGGGAATGGAATGATCAGTCAAAGATGCAGCAAGACTTTTATAATAAGTTAATCGATGAGTATCAGCCAGTTGAAATCAAAAAAGTAAGTGATTTTTCAACCAAACTCACCAGCGTAAAAGTAAAGAATGGTAAGAATAAGACTAATCTTAAGTTGACAAAGAATACCACGGTTTGGCTTCCAAAGAACATGAAATTACAAGCAACTAAACCAACATTACGAGTGCAGGGAGACCACCAAAAACAACTAACTGCACCGATAAAGAAGAATCAACAAGTTGGTTCAATTGAGTTACATATTCCTGGATTGCCTGATTTTAATATTCCGGTAAGTGCAAGTCGAAGTGTTGCTGAAAAGTCAATGTTTTAA
- a CDS encoding serine hydrolase yields MQRSQRHRHKPRRLILIIIAILLIIMGVRHFSSTSARLKSAWNKIIFTSNNNVSIAVYSPKTHQIYTSSNAPQHKFRTASTVKVSILAGILAKQQSPLTSHQKSLATKMIEQSDNDSTSELFEDYLGGKNGLQQTFEKFGMTQSRANSSWGLTVTTPKDQVKLLNNIFYKSKVLSDEERSEIRGLMGNIENDQAWGISASSDNFALKNGWLNYGKDEWIVNSIGYVKNSNGTDYTIAVYTDKNQSMAAGQQVIEQLARVTKPILD; encoded by the coding sequence ATGCAAAGATCGCAACGTCATCGTCATAAACCGCGCAGGCTTATCTTAATTATTATTGCTATTCTGCTTATTATTATGGGTGTTCGGCACTTCAGCTCGACAAGCGCCCGTCTAAAATCCGCATGGAATAAAATCATCTTCACTTCCAATAATAATGTCAGTATTGCGGTATATTCACCAAAGACCCACCAAATTTATACTTCTAGTAATGCACCCCAGCATAAGTTTCGAACTGCTAGTACAGTAAAGGTTAGTATTTTAGCAGGGATTCTTGCTAAACAACAAAGTCCTCTTACAAGCCATCAAAAATCACTTGCCACCAAAATGATTGAGCAGAGTGACAATGATTCAACTAGCGAATTATTTGAAGATTATTTAGGCGGCAAAAACGGTCTCCAACAAACTTTTGAAAAATTTGGCATGACTCAATCGCGGGCTAATAGCAGTTGGGGGTTAACTGTTACTACCCCGAAAGACCAGGTGAAACTCTTGAATAATATTTTCTATAAATCTAAAGTTTTATCTGACGAAGAAAGAAGCGAAATTCGTGGTTTAATGGGTAACATTGAAAATGACCAAGCCTGGGGGATCTCAGCAAGTAGCGATAATTTCGCATTAAAAAACGGTTGGCTAAATTACGGTAAAGATGAATGGATCGTCAATAGTATTGGTTATGTAAAAAATAGTAACGGAACAGACTACACGATTGCGGTTTATACGGATAAAAATCAATCAATGGCAGCGGGACAACAAGTAATTGAACAACTTGCCCGTGTAACAAAGCCAATATTGGACTAA
- the gtfA gene encoding sucrose phosphorylase, which translates to MPIKNEAILITYSDSMGKNIKETHEVLKNYIGDAIGGVHLLPFFPSTGDRGFAPYRYDVVDSAFGNWDDVEALGEDYYLMFDFMINHISKKSEMYQDFKKKHNDSKYNDFFIRWEKFWEKAGKNRPTQEDVDLIYKRKDKAPKQEITFDDGTTENLWNTFGEEQIDINVKSKVANEFFKETLIDMVKHGADMIRLDAFAYAIKKVGTNDFFVEPEIWDLLNEVQDILAPYKAIILPEIHEHYTIPQKISQHDFFIYDFTLPMTTLYTLYSGKTNRLAKWLKMSPMKQFTTLDTHDGIGVVDAKDILTDDEIEYASNELYKVGANVKRKYSSAEYNNLDIYQINSTYYSALGDDDKAYLLSRAFQVFAPGIPMVYYVGLLAGSNDLELLEKTKEGRNINRHYYTKEEVAQEVQRPVVKNLLDLLAWRNKFAAFDLDGSIEVETPTETTIKVTRKDKDGKNVAVLDADAANKTFTITANGEKVMEQK; encoded by the coding sequence ATGCCAATCAAAAATGAAGCAATATTAATTACTTACTCTGACTCAATGGGTAAAAATATTAAAGAAACTCATGAAGTATTAAAGAACTATATCGGTGATGCAATCGGCGGTGTTCACTTACTTCCATTCTTCCCATCAACTGGTGACCGTGGTTTCGCACCATACCGTTACGATGTTGTTGATTCTGCTTTTGGTAACTGGGATGATGTTGAAGCATTAGGTGAAGACTACTACTTAATGTTTGACTTCATGATTAACCATATTTCCAAGAAGTCTGAAATGTACCAAGACTTCAAGAAGAAGCACAATGATTCTAAGTACAACGACTTCTTTATTCGTTGGGAAAAGTTCTGGGAAAAAGCTGGTAAGAACCGTCCAACTCAAGAAGATGTTGATTTAATTTACAAGCGAAAGGATAAGGCTCCTAAGCAAGAAATTACCTTTGATGATGGTACTACTGAAAACTTATGGAACACTTTCGGTGAAGAACAAATTGATATTAATGTTAAGAGTAAGGTAGCTAACGAATTCTTCAAGGAAACATTAATTGACATGGTTAAGCACGGTGCAGATATGATTCGTCTTGATGCCTTTGCTTACGCTATTAAGAAGGTTGGTACTAATGATTTCTTCGTTGAACCTGAAATCTGGGATCTCTTAAATGAAGTTCAAGATATTTTGGCTCCTTACAAGGCCATCATCCTTCCTGAAATTCACGAACACTACACCATTCCACAAAAGATTTCACAACATGACTTCTTCATCTATGACTTTACCTTACCAATGACTACTCTTTATACCCTTTACTCTGGTAAGACTAACCGCCTTGCTAAGTGGTTAAAGATGTCACCAATGAAGCAATTTACTACTCTTGATACTCATGATGGTATTGGGGTTGTTGATGCTAAGGATATCTTAACTGATGATGAAATCGAATATGCATCCAATGAATTATACAAGGTTGGTGCTAACGTTAAGCGGAAATACTCAAGTGCTGAATACAACAACTTGGATATTTACCAAATTAACTCTACTTACTACTCTGCATTAGGTGACGATGACAAAGCTTACTTGCTTTCTCGTGCATTCCAAGTATTTGCACCTGGTATTCCAATGGTTTACTATGTTGGTTTACTTGCTGGTTCAAATGACCTTGAATTACTTGAAAAGACTAAGGAAGGTCGGAACATCAACCGTCACTACTACACTAAAGAAGAAGTTGCACAAGAAGTTCAACGTCCAGTAGTTAAGAATCTCTTAGACTTACTTGCATGGCGGAATAAATTTGCAGCCTTTGATCTTGATGGTTCAATTGAAGTGGAAACACCAACTGAAACAACTATCAAGGTTACGCGGAAAGATAAGGATGGCAAGAATGTGGCTGTTCTTGATGCTGATGCTGCTAACAAGACTTTCACTATTACAGCTAATGGTGAAAAAGTGATGGAACAAAAATAG
- a CDS encoding MFS transporter, whose product MNNKNSLVTKLAFLSVSFMVTSAYAIQGSLPQLKAALGISQTQSEYLVTTPSFAVMIFVVLSPLLQQWFNISDKKIIMAGVTIVGLAGIVPMFANDYTAILISRLVLGAGFGLYNSQAISMISVWYEGTTRAQMLGWRAAAEQIGQACTLAIAGLILSYAGWHASFAVYLLAFVVLFFFAVRVPDDSKAQDNNVAEDDLAEELTEVEEPIKKISPVVYLLVLFAFLLVVDYVGMENRFPGLTVAIKGSSYTGSSMFLSLMLIGATLGGLFYGSINKVLGFNTVYLGLGLMAISNFLFAFANGNFAMLVIGLLLIGFPLQLVSPLIFNLLPDLAPAKRQPLVTSMVLIGFNFGAFFSPTIAEWMNRLVGRPMSGLDLAAPFPIYGVMLIVIALIIFFATRHSKQAN is encoded by the coding sequence ATGAATAACAAAAATTCTCTTGTTACCAAATTGGCATTCCTGTCAGTTTCATTCATGGTTACGAGTGCTTATGCCATTCAAGGTTCTTTACCGCAATTAAAGGCGGCACTCGGAATCTCACAGACACAGTCAGAATATTTAGTTACAACTCCATCATTTGCTGTAATGATTTTTGTTGTCCTTTCACCATTACTTCAACAATGGTTCAATATTTCTGATAAAAAGATTATTATGGCCGGGGTTACAATTGTTGGTCTTGCCGGAATTGTTCCTATGTTTGCGAATGACTACACTGCGATTTTGATTTCCCGGTTAGTTTTAGGAGCAGGATTTGGTTTATATAACTCTCAAGCAATTTCGATGATTTCAGTTTGGTATGAAGGTACAACCCGAGCTCAAATGCTTGGTTGGCGTGCTGCGGCTGAACAAATCGGTCAAGCTTGTACCCTTGCAATTGCCGGATTAATTCTTAGTTATGCAGGTTGGCATGCATCATTTGCCGTTTATCTTCTTGCTTTCGTTGTTCTTTTCTTCTTTGCAGTTCGTGTTCCTGACGATAGCAAAGCACAAGATAATAACGTTGCAGAAGACGATCTTGCTGAAGAATTAACTGAAGTGGAAGAACCAATTAAAAAGATTAGTCCAGTAGTTTACCTCCTTGTTCTCTTTGCCTTCCTCTTGGTTGTAGATTATGTTGGAATGGAAAATCGTTTCCCTGGCCTAACCGTTGCAATTAAGGGAAGTAGCTATACTGGTTCATCAATGTTCCTTTCCTTAATGTTAATTGGGGCAACGCTTGGTGGTTTATTCTACGGATCAATTAATAAAGTGTTAGGTTTTAACACTGTTTACCTTGGTCTCGGGTTAATGGCCATTTCAAACTTCTTATTTGCCTTCGCAAACGGTAACTTTGCAATGTTAGTAATTGGTTTGCTTTTAATCGGCTTCCCACTACAATTAGTTTCTCCGTTGATTTTTAACTTGTTGCCGGATTTAGCTCCTGCTAAGCGTCAACCATTAGTAACTTCAATGGTACTGATTGGTTTTAACTTTGGAGCTTTCTTCTCACCAACAATTGCTGAATGGATGAATCGATTAGTCGGTCGCCCAATGAGTGGCCTTGATCTTGCCGCACCATTCCCAATCTACGGGGTAATGCTAATAGTTATTGCCTTAATTATTTTCTTTGCAACTCGTCATTCTAAACAAGCTAACTAA
- a CDS encoding dipeptidase, whose amino-acid sequence MDKIITEDEQKAAVKTLERLISVPSYNQPAEEGAPFGKGIRNALDEMMKICDELGFKTYEDPDGYYGYAEVGSGDKIFGVICHLDTVPAGDLGKWKHNPFKGTVINGAVYGRGSQDDKGPGIAALYAVKALMDQGYHFNQRIRFIYGTDEEILWRGIAEYNKKEAPIDSGISPDAEFPLIYAEKGLQQSYLVGPGTDQLKINLKNAFNAVPDSAVYDGPKQDEVKAALDKYGFEYTSDGNSITVIGKSVHAMMAPEGTNAVLRLAIALDDVFDFKPLDFIGKLFKEDATGSNVLGDVRDESGQLTFNISSLEINENETRMQIDLRIPVTIDRDNLLAKLSKQVAAYDLKYVHFDYLAPLYVPKDSKLVQTLMKVYKEQTGDVDAEPQISGGATFARTMNNCVAFGGMLPTTPDYMHQANEQWPLPDMYKAMEIYAQAIKKLCVD is encoded by the coding sequence ATGGATAAAATTATTACAGAAGATGAACAAAAAGCTGCTGTTAAAACTTTAGAACGACTAATTTCTGTTCCATCATATAATCAACCAGCAGAAGAAGGCGCACCATTTGGCAAAGGAATTCGTAACGCCCTCGATGAAATGATGAAGATTTGTGATGAATTAGGTTTTAAGACCTATGAAGATCCAGACGGGTACTATGGCTATGCAGAAGTTGGTAGTGGGGACAAAATTTTTGGTGTAATTTGTCATCTTGATACGGTTCCTGCCGGCGATTTAGGCAAATGGAAACATAATCCATTTAAAGGCACAGTAATCAATGGTGCAGTTTATGGACGAGGGTCACAAGATGATAAAGGTCCAGGAATTGCAGCTTTATATGCTGTTAAAGCATTGATGGATCAAGGTTATCACTTCAATCAACGAATTCGTTTTATTTATGGAACTGATGAAGAAATTCTATGGCGTGGAATTGCTGAATATAATAAAAAGGAAGCGCCAATTGATAGTGGAATTTCTCCTGATGCTGAATTTCCATTAATTTATGCTGAAAAGGGGTTGCAACAATCTTATCTCGTTGGTCCAGGAACAGATCAACTAAAGATTAACTTGAAAAATGCGTTTAATGCGGTCCCTGATAGTGCAGTGTACGATGGTCCAAAGCAGGATGAAGTGAAGGCGGCTTTAGATAAGTATGGCTTTGAATATACAAGTGACGGTAATTCAATTACTGTTATTGGCAAGTCTGTTCATGCGATGATGGCACCGGAAGGAACGAATGCTGTTTTACGGTTAGCGATTGCGCTTGATGATGTTTTTGATTTTAAGCCACTTGATTTTATTGGCAAATTATTTAAGGAAGATGCAACGGGGAGCAATGTTCTCGGTGATGTTCGCGATGAGTCTGGACAATTAACTTTCAATATTTCTAGTCTTGAGATTAATGAAAATGAAACAAGAATGCAGATTGATTTACGAATTCCCGTAACGATCGATCGCGATAATTTACTAGCAAAACTAAGTAAACAGGTGGCAGCTTATGATTTGAAGTATGTTCATTTTGATTATTTAGCACCCCTGTACGTTCCAAAAGACAGTAAATTAGTGCAAACTTTGATGAAAGTTTATAAAGAACAAACTGGGGATGTTGATGCTGAACCACAAATTTCTGGTGGGGCAACATTTGCTCGAACCATGAATAATTGTGTTGCCTTTGGCGGAATGTTACCAACAACTCCCGATTATATGCATCAAGCTAATGAACAGTGGCCATTGCCAGACATGTATAAAGCGATGGAAATCTATGCTCAGGCAATCAAGAAGCTTTGTGTGGATTAA